One genomic region from Halomicrobium zhouii encodes:
- a CDS encoding ribonuclease HI family protein, whose translation MTDEPGPVEPLPVEHLSPVATLVDEVLASVGYEMAAATDAIDDAVPGYGGLFDPTTDRDELRRALEGLLASGLTRPPVQEVTGDGFVLYVDGSSRGNPGPAGAGAVVMDADEVPLARLGRPVGSRTGNNTAEYVALQLGLAELLARYEPRTLEVRIDSMTVVRDVWGGDDPTEPGVEAYSDAVATALSNVPDHRYTHLADSDPNPADALATVGADIAAMGPG comes from the coding sequence GTGACCGACGAACCCGGCCCGGTCGAACCCCTCCCGGTCGAACACCTCTCGCCAGTCGCCACGCTCGTCGACGAGGTGCTCGCGAGCGTCGGCTACGAGATGGCGGCTGCCACGGACGCCATCGACGACGCCGTCCCAGGCTACGGCGGCCTGTTCGACCCCACGACGGACCGGGACGAGTTGCGTCGCGCGCTCGAAGGCCTGCTGGCGTCAGGCCTCACCCGGCCGCCCGTTCAGGAGGTGACGGGCGACGGCTTCGTCCTCTACGTCGATGGGAGTTCGCGCGGCAACCCCGGTCCCGCGGGTGCGGGCGCCGTCGTCATGGACGCCGACGAAGTCCCGCTCGCCCGCCTCGGCCGGCCCGTGGGCTCCCGGACGGGGAACAACACCGCCGAGTACGTCGCCCTCCAGCTCGGCCTCGCCGAACTACTGGCCCGCTACGAACCACGGACGCTGGAGGTCCGCATCGACTCGATGACGGTCGTTCGGGACGTCTGGGGCGGCGACGACCCGACGGAACCGGGCGTCGAGGCCTACAGCGACGCCGTCGCGACGGCGCTGTCGAACGTTCCGGACCACCGGTACACACACCTGGCCGACAGCGACCCGAACCCCGCCGACGCGCTGGCGACGGTGGGCGCCGATATCGCGGCGATGGGTCCCGGATAG
- a CDS encoding HalOD1 output domain-containing protein — protein sequence MNVVSEVIEAVADSKGVDPMELPPLNESIDPDALETLWDRDAANGVVIFEYADTRIRVFSEGAIMISDSVGEVFTDNR from the coding sequence ATGAATGTGGTATCGGAGGTAATCGAAGCCGTCGCAGATTCGAAGGGGGTGGATCCGATGGAACTGCCACCACTGAACGAGTCGATAGATCCGGACGCCCTCGAGACCCTCTGGGACCGGGACGCGGCGAACGGTGTCGTGATATTCGAGTACGCGGACACGAGAATTCGGGTCTTCTCCGAAGGTGCAATTATGATTAGTGATTCGGTGGGAGAGGTATTCACCGACAATCGGTAA